In a genomic window of Dyadobacter fermentans DSM 18053:
- the rlmB gene encoding 23S rRNA (guanosine(2251)-2'-O)-methyltransferase RlmB: MEKRKYTVRKPAPKQSQADMVFGTQSVLETLRSGKEIERLFIQREFGLAEIEKLAKELGVPYQRVPVEKLNRVTRKNHQGVIAFVSPIQYMPLHNVLTQVYEDGKTPLLLLLDRVTDVRNFGAIARTAECAGVQAIIVPTKGGAQINADAMKTSSGALNFLPICREPNLYETLTYLRNSGLQIIACTEKTDKSLYDIDFTVPTVIIMGSEEDGISKEFIDLADSGARIPLAGQVESLNVSVASSVVLYEAVRQRIK, from the coding sequence ATGGAGAAACGGAAGTATACGGTAAGAAAACCAGCCCCCAAACAGTCCCAGGCCGACATGGTTTTTGGGACACAGTCGGTGTTGGAAACCCTTCGTTCGGGAAAAGAAATTGAACGGCTATTTATCCAGCGGGAGTTTGGCCTCGCGGAGATCGAAAAACTCGCCAAAGAACTGGGCGTTCCCTATCAGCGGGTGCCGGTTGAAAAGCTGAACCGGGTAACGCGCAAAAACCACCAGGGCGTCATCGCATTTGTATCGCCGATCCAGTACATGCCTTTGCACAATGTGCTTACGCAGGTATACGAGGACGGCAAAACCCCGCTCCTGCTTCTGCTCGACCGCGTTACCGATGTCCGCAACTTCGGGGCCATCGCACGTACAGCCGAATGCGCGGGCGTACAAGCGATCATTGTTCCCACGAAAGGCGGGGCTCAGATCAATGCCGATGCGATGAAAACATCGTCAGGCGCATTGAACTTCCTGCCCATTTGCCGCGAGCCGAATCTTTACGAAACGCTCACTTACCTGCGCAACAGCGGCCTGCAAATCATCGCCTGTACGGAAAAAACCGACAAATCACTCTATGATATCGATTTTACGGTACCAACAGTGATCATTATGGGCTCAGAAGAAGACGGTATTTCCAAAGAATTCATCGACCTCGCCGACAGCGGCGCACGCATCCCCCTTGCCGGACAAGTGGAATCACTGAATGTGTCGGTGGCGAGTTCGGTGGTGTTGTATGAGGCGGTAAGGCAGCGGATAAAGTAG
- a CDS encoding DUF7009 family protein — translation MKIRIHRNSVRFRLSKSEVGKLENEGYLEETTDFGPAQLIYAVQKSPVSELNARFEQNKVTLEVPEGLLAGWAANDTVGFEGNMPLANGDSLYMLIEKDFKCLDNVNEDQSDNYDNPKTC, via the coding sequence ATGAAAATTCGCATTCACCGGAACTCCGTCCGTTTCAGGCTATCGAAGTCGGAAGTGGGCAAGCTTGAAAACGAAGGCTACCTGGAAGAAACGACCGATTTCGGACCGGCGCAGCTCATTTATGCCGTACAGAAATCGCCGGTTAGTGAGTTGAATGCCCGTTTTGAACAAAACAAGGTGACACTCGAAGTGCCGGAAGGGCTGCTCGCCGGCTGGGCCGCGAACGACACTGTCGGTTTTGAAGGAAATATGCCGCTCGCCAACGGTGATTCGTTATATATGCTGATCGAAAAGGATTTTAAATGCCTGGATAACGTCAACGAGGACCAGTCCGACAATTACGACAACCCTAAAACCTGCTGA
- a CDS encoding homoserine O-acetyltransferase family protein, whose product MQAEQKTFKYPYPYALEMGGELPGFELAYTTYGERNASDTNIVWICHALTGTSNATDWWDGLVGEGKYFNPEQHFIICANVLGSAYGSTGPLSVNPRTNEPYYRNFPTITVRDVVGTLDLLRQELSISKIKICIGGSLGGQQALEWAVEKPHLFDELILIASNALHSPWGIAFNESQRMAIQADPTYTDESPDAGAMGMRAARSIALLSYRNYDTYNFTQARDNPDQIDDFRASSYQQYQGDKFVKRFNAFSYWVLSKIMDSHNVGRNRGGIVHALGLVKAKTLVLGIKSDLLFPLSEQQFLARHIPDAAFQEIDSLYGHDGFLIEYKQLTQVIRAWQETNGQLQMARIR is encoded by the coding sequence ATGCAAGCGGAACAGAAGACATTTAAATACCCCTATCCCTACGCGCTCGAGATGGGCGGCGAATTGCCGGGATTTGAACTCGCATACACTACCTACGGAGAAAGGAACGCCAGCGATACCAACATCGTGTGGATTTGCCACGCGCTCACTGGCACCTCCAATGCCACCGATTGGTGGGACGGACTGGTAGGAGAGGGTAAGTATTTCAATCCCGAACAGCATTTCATTATTTGCGCCAATGTGCTAGGCTCGGCTTACGGCTCCACGGGGCCGTTGTCGGTGAACCCGCGCACCAACGAGCCCTACTACCGCAATTTTCCGACCATTACTGTTCGCGACGTGGTGGGAACGCTGGATTTACTCCGGCAGGAATTGTCGATCAGTAAGATCAAAATCTGCATTGGCGGCTCGCTCGGCGGGCAGCAGGCGCTCGAATGGGCGGTTGAAAAGCCGCATTTGTTCGATGAACTAATCCTGATCGCGTCCAACGCCCTGCATTCGCCCTGGGGCATCGCATTCAACGAATCGCAGCGGATGGCCATCCAAGCCGACCCGACTTATACCGACGAAAGCCCCGACGCGGGCGCCATGGGCATGCGTGCCGCTCGCTCAATCGCATTGCTTTCGTACCGCAATTATGATACCTATAACTTTACGCAAGCCCGCGACAATCCCGACCAGATCGACGATTTTCGCGCATCGTCGTACCAGCAATACCAGGGCGATAAGTTTGTAAAACGGTTCAATGCATTCTCCTACTGGGTTTTATCCAAAATCATGGACTCTCATAATGTAGGCCGCAACCGCGGTGGCATTGTGCACGCGCTCGGGCTTGTGAAGGCCAAAACGCTCGTGCTCGGCATTAAATCCGATTTGCTTTTCCCGCTTTCGGAGCAGCAATTTCTGGCCCGGCACATTCCCGACGCAGCTTTCCAGGAGATAGACTCGCTGTACGGCCACGATGGCTTTCTGATCGAATACAAGCAATTGACACAAGTGATCCGGGCATGGCAGGAAACGAACGGCCAGCTGCAAATGGCCCGCATTCGTTAA
- a CDS encoding SDR family oxidoreductase, with amino-acid sequence MTHTEGMLRDGALENKTIIVTGGGTGLGKSMAGYFLRLGANVVICSRKADVLANTADELRQSTGGRITFVACDVRKTEEVEQVIARAIETFGRVDGLVNNSAGNFISPTERLSYKAVDTIVDIVLRGTYYFTLALGKYWIENQIKGTVLNIVTTYATTGSGWVVPSAMAKAGVLTMTKSLAFEWARHGIRLNAIAPGPFPTKGAWDRLFPEELARKFSFENRIPLARTGDHQELANLAAYLISNFSAYMTGEVITLDGGEVLSAGQFNFLKEVTDDQWDAIEDQIKSATRTGKTPE; translated from the coding sequence ATGACTCACACCGAGGGAATGCTTCGCGACGGCGCGCTGGAAAATAAGACGATTATCGTAACCGGAGGCGGCACCGGACTGGGTAAATCAATGGCCGGATACTTCCTCCGGCTCGGCGCCAACGTGGTAATTTGCAGCAGAAAAGCCGATGTCCTTGCCAATACGGCGGACGAGCTTCGCCAAAGCACCGGCGGCCGAATTACGTTTGTGGCGTGTGATGTCAGGAAAACAGAAGAGGTGGAGCAGGTGATCGCGAGAGCCATTGAAACTTTCGGGCGCGTGGATGGGCTTGTCAACAACTCGGCGGGAAATTTCATCAGTCCTACCGAGCGGCTTTCTTACAAAGCGGTGGACACGATCGTGGACATCGTGTTGCGCGGCACTTATTATTTCACGCTGGCTTTGGGTAAATATTGGATTGAAAATCAGATCAAAGGCACTGTTCTCAACATCGTAACTACCTATGCGACAACCGGCTCCGGCTGGGTCGTTCCGTCGGCCATGGCCAAGGCGGGCGTCCTCACGATGACCAAATCGCTTGCATTCGAATGGGCGCGGCATGGTATCCGGCTGAATGCGATCGCACCCGGCCCTTTCCCGACCAAGGGTGCCTGGGACCGGCTGTTCCCCGAAGAACTGGCCCGGAAATTCTCCTTCGAAAACCGCATTCCGCTCGCACGCACCGGCGACCACCAGGAACTGGCCAACCTCGCGGCATATTTAATATCCAACTTTTCGGCCTATATGACCGGCGAAGTGATCACGCTCGACGGCGGGGAAGTGCTGTCTGCGGGGCAATTCAATTTCCTGAAAGAAGTAACTGACGATCAATGGGATGCCATCGAAGATCAGATCAAATCCGCTACCCGTACAGGCAAGACTCCGGAATAA
- a CDS encoding glycerophosphodiester phosphodiesterase, giving the protein MKKGFLMLAIGLMSLVSMDGMSQKKNKVIAHRGAWKNTGATENSIGALEHAIKLGCYGSEFDVHMSADSVLYVLHDHSIQGTDIEKTNSAELSKIKLANGEQLPTLEAYLKAGSKQKKTRLILEIKTSKISKERSLALATKCVELVKKMKVEKITDYIAFSWDVCLKVKELAPKAHVEYLNGDKTPDEIQAAGLDGIDYHYTVLKKKEDYIPAMRQKKLTTNVWTVNSEEDLKYFLEKDVDYITTNEPELLLSLSK; this is encoded by the coding sequence ATGAAAAAAGGATTTTTAATGCTTGCAATCGGGCTGATGAGCCTGGTGTCGATGGATGGTATGTCACAAAAGAAAAACAAGGTGATCGCGCACCGCGGCGCCTGGAAAAATACCGGCGCAACCGAAAACTCGATCGGTGCGCTGGAACACGCGATCAAGCTGGGCTGCTATGGCAGCGAGTTTGACGTGCACATGTCGGCCGATTCGGTTTTGTATGTTTTGCACGACCATTCCATTCAGGGAACGGACATCGAAAAGACAAATTCAGCCGAGCTTTCAAAAATTAAACTGGCTAATGGCGAGCAGCTGCCTACGTTGGAGGCTTATCTGAAAGCGGGTTCGAAGCAGAAGAAAACGCGTTTGATCCTCGAAATCAAAACATCGAAGATCAGTAAGGAGCGCTCGCTTGCGTTGGCGACCAAATGCGTGGAATTGGTTAAGAAAATGAAAGTCGAAAAAATCACGGACTACATTGCATTCAGCTGGGATGTGTGCCTGAAAGTGAAAGAACTCGCGCCGAAAGCGCACGTGGAATATCTGAACGGAGACAAAACGCCCGACGAAATCCAGGCAGCCGGCCTCGATGGCATCGACTACCACTATACCGTTTTGAAGAAAAAAGAAGATTACATCCCCGCAATGCGCCAGAAAAAGCTGACTACCAACGTGTGGACAGTAAACAGCGAAGAAGATTTGAAATACTTCCTCGAAAAGGACGTGGATTACATTACCACCAACGAACCCGAGCTGTTGCTGAGCCTTTCAAAGTAA
- the fdhD gene encoding formate dehydrogenase accessory sulfurtransferase FdhD has protein sequence MESSSIITHKITRIGRSNSEVLDDALAVEEPLEIQVEYLADGRKVRKSISVTMRTPGNDPELAAGFLFTEGIIHSSDQIGHITHSALDENRVVVQCSEGFAPQLASLERNFYTTSSCGVCGKASIDAIKTRSVFDGTDDDLTLAAETLYKLPGQINHHQNVFESTGGLHASALFDSSGQFLMLREDVGRHNALDKLIGAALLTDGLPLNNHILLLSGRASFELIQKASMAGIRAVAAIGAPSSLAVQLAQESGITLVGFLKHDKFNIYTGHHRIL, from the coding sequence ATGGAGAGCAGCTCGATAATCACCCATAAAATCACGCGGATCGGCCGCAGCAATTCCGAGGTGCTCGACGACGCCCTGGCCGTGGAGGAGCCGCTGGAAATCCAGGTCGAATACCTGGCCGACGGCCGTAAAGTGCGCAAAAGCATATCGGTAACCATGCGCACGCCGGGCAACGATCCAGAGCTGGCAGCCGGTTTTTTGTTTACGGAAGGCATTATCCATTCCAGCGATCAGATCGGGCACATTACGCATTCAGCATTGGACGAGAACCGGGTGGTGGTGCAATGCTCGGAAGGGTTCGCGCCGCAACTCGCATCGCTTGAACGCAACTTTTACACCACTTCCAGCTGCGGCGTGTGCGGCAAGGCGAGCATCGACGCCATTAAAACCCGGTCCGTTTTCGATGGCACCGACGACGATTTAACGCTGGCAGCGGAAACGCTTTACAAACTGCCCGGGCAGATTAATCATCACCAGAATGTATTCGAAAGTACCGGCGGCCTGCATGCTTCGGCGCTATTCGACAGCTCGGGGCAGTTCCTGATGCTGCGGGAAGATGTGGGCCGGCATAATGCATTGGACAAACTCATCGGTGCGGCATTACTAACCGATGGCCTTCCGCTCAACAACCATATATTGCTTCTCAGCGGCCGCGCGAGCTTCGAACTCATTCAAAAAGCAAGCATGGCGGGCATCCGGGCCGTGGCGGCAATCGGTGCGCCATCGAGCCTGGCGGTGCAGCTGGCGCAGGAGAGCGGGATTACACTGGTGGGTTTTCTTAAACATGACAAGTTCAACATTTATACCGGTCATCACCGAATACTGTAA
- the mnmA gene encoding tRNA 2-thiouridine(34) synthase MnmA produces MSKHGRILVAMSGGIDSSLAAVLLHEQGYEVIGMTMKTWDYASSGGTKKETGCCSLDSINDARNIAVELGFPHYILDIRAEFGDYVIDHFTGEYLEGRTPNPCVLCNTHIKWDALLRRADRLDCEFIATGHYANMQFNNGRHYVSKGIDAWKDQSYVLWGVSQESLARTKLPLGYLHKAEIREMARERGFIDLVNKSESYEICFVPDNDYRGFLKRRIPGLEAEVAGGNFVYADGTIVGKHEGYPFYTVGQRKGLGIALGRPVFVTEIRKDTNEVVLGDMPDLFRDGMNVSKLNLQKYASIEKPLETITKVRYKHDGTPALIEQTGPDQIVARFHDGVNGIAPGQAAVFYEGDDVVGGGWIMKSFRQE; encoded by the coding sequence ATGAGTAAACACGGACGCATTCTCGTCGCCATGAGCGGCGGCATCGACAGCTCGCTGGCAGCTGTTCTTCTCCACGAACAAGGTTATGAGGTCATCGGTATGACCATGAAAACCTGGGATTACGCCAGCAGCGGCGGTACCAAGAAAGAAACCGGATGCTGTTCGCTGGATTCCATCAACGACGCACGTAATATCGCGGTAGAGCTCGGTTTTCCGCATTATATTCTCGACATCCGCGCCGAGTTTGGTGACTACGTGATCGACCATTTCACAGGCGAGTACCTGGAAGGCCGCACGCCGAACCCCTGCGTGCTTTGTAATACCCACATCAAATGGGACGCATTGCTCCGCCGCGCCGACCGGCTCGATTGCGAGTTTATCGCTACCGGGCATTATGCCAATATGCAGTTCAATAACGGCCGCCATTATGTTTCCAAGGGGATAGATGCCTGGAAAGATCAAAGCTATGTGCTATGGGGTGTGTCGCAGGAAAGCCTGGCGAGGACCAAACTGCCGCTGGGGTATCTGCATAAAGCGGAGATCCGCGAAATGGCGCGTGAAAGAGGTTTTATTGACCTCGTTAATAAATCTGAAAGCTACGAAATCTGTTTCGTGCCGGATAACGACTACCGCGGCTTCCTGAAAAGACGCATTCCCGGACTGGAAGCGGAAGTAGCAGGAGGTAACTTCGTTTACGCGGACGGCACCATTGTCGGCAAGCATGAAGGCTATCCGTTCTACACCGTCGGCCAGCGCAAAGGCCTCGGCATTGCATTAGGCCGCCCGGTTTTCGTGACGGAAATAAGGAAAGATACCAACGAAGTTGTGCTCGGCGACATGCCCGACCTTTTCCGCGACGGCATGAATGTGAGCAAATTGAACCTTCAAAAATACGCATCCATCGAAAAGCCGCTGGAAACTATCACCAAAGTACGCTACAAACACGACGGCACCCCGGCGCTCATCGAGCAAACCGGCCCCGACCAAATCGTAGCCCGCTTCCACGACGGCGTAAACGGCATCGCGCCGGGACAGGCAGCCGTGTTCTATGAAGGCGACGATGTTGTAGGCGGCGGCTGGATCATGAAGAGTTTTCGGCAGGAGTGA
- a CDS encoding FdhF/YdeP family oxidoreductase: MSENPIPGAENPEKLTGLKKGEIKKVAAGIPAVVSALEMTVGEAGFQRGMKALLNLNQKGGFDCPSCAWPDPDDERSGIAEYCENGARAVAEEATAKKLTAEFFSRHSVQELGKLSDYEIGGKGRIAEPMYLPAGGTHYQPITWDAAFARIGTALNKLASPDEAVFYTSGRTSNEAAFLYQLFVREFGTNNLPDCSNMCHESSGTALGESLGIGKGSVTLNDFYHAEVIMILGQNPGTNHPRMLTALQKAKANGATIISINPLPETGLMGFNNPQRVAGVLGLNSSLTDIFLQVKINGDMALLKAITLLLLEEEEKNPGTVFDQQFIQQNTQGCAEYLEDLKAYNAQQLAAEAGVPFAQVQEAARVLAGKSKVIACWAMGLTQHKNAVATIKEIVNLLLLKGSIGKPGAGTCPVRGHSNVQGDRTMGIFERPTAKFLDSIERNFHFAPPRGHGYDVVECIKAMHAGEAKVFFALGGNFLSATPDTRFTAAALQKCELTVHVSTKLNRSHLVHGQEALILPCLGRSDKDMRGDENRFVSCENSMGVIQLSRGVLTPISEHLLSEPEIVCRLAKATLGTRSNVSWDKYAADYDLIRNDIERTIPGFADYNERVRQPGGFYLPNCNRSGAFDTPSGKAHFHIAAPETPVLKPGELMMMTIRSHDQFNTTVYGLNDRYRGIYNERRVILMNSKDIQERGLQNGDLVDLHNHFDGIERVAHQFVVVEYPIPEQCTATYFPETNVLVPITSVAEKSNTPTSKMVILTVKPHGALA, from the coding sequence ATGTCCGAAAATCCGATCCCAGGAGCCGAAAACCCGGAAAAACTGACCGGTTTAAAGAAAGGCGAGATCAAAAAAGTAGCCGCAGGCATTCCGGCAGTAGTTTCCGCATTGGAAATGACCGTCGGCGAGGCGGGTTTTCAGCGCGGCATGAAAGCGCTTCTCAATCTGAACCAGAAAGGCGGCTTCGACTGCCCAAGCTGCGCCTGGCCCGACCCGGATGACGAGCGCTCGGGCATTGCCGAGTATTGTGAAAACGGCGCCCGCGCAGTGGCCGAGGAAGCTACCGCCAAAAAACTCACGGCGGAATTCTTCTCGCGGCATTCCGTACAAGAACTCGGCAAACTATCCGACTATGAGATCGGCGGCAAAGGCCGCATTGCGGAGCCGATGTACCTGCCTGCCGGCGGCACCCATTACCAGCCCATTACCTGGGACGCCGCTTTTGCACGGATCGGCACGGCGCTGAACAAGCTCGCGTCGCCGGATGAGGCCGTGTTCTACACGTCGGGCCGCACCAGCAACGAAGCGGCATTCCTGTACCAGCTTTTCGTGCGGGAATTCGGCACAAACAACCTGCCCGATTGCAGCAATATGTGCCACGAAAGCAGCGGAACGGCATTGGGCGAATCACTCGGGATCGGCAAAGGTTCGGTGACGCTCAACGACTTTTACCACGCCGAAGTGATCATGATCCTCGGCCAGAACCCCGGCACCAACCATCCGCGGATGCTGACAGCGCTGCAAAAGGCCAAAGCCAACGGCGCGACGATCATTTCCATTAACCCGCTGCCCGAAACCGGCCTCATGGGATTCAACAACCCGCAGCGCGTCGCCGGCGTACTGGGCCTCAACTCCTCGCTCACGGATATTTTCCTGCAAGTGAAGATCAATGGCGACATGGCGTTGCTGAAAGCGATCACGCTGCTCTTGCTGGAAGAGGAAGAAAAGAACCCTGGTACTGTGTTCGACCAGCAATTTATCCAACAAAACACACAAGGCTGCGCCGAATATCTGGAAGACCTGAAAGCGTACAATGCGCAGCAACTCGCCGCAGAGGCAGGTGTGCCATTCGCGCAGGTGCAGGAAGCCGCGCGTGTGCTTGCGGGGAAAAGCAAGGTTATAGCCTGCTGGGCGATGGGGCTTACGCAGCATAAAAATGCCGTCGCGACCATCAAAGAGATCGTCAATTTACTCTTGCTTAAAGGCAGTATCGGCAAGCCCGGTGCTGGCACGTGTCCAGTTCGCGGGCATAGCAATGTGCAGGGCGACCGCACGATGGGTATTTTTGAGCGACCCACCGCGAAATTCCTGGATTCGATCGAACGAAACTTCCATTTCGCGCCGCCGCGTGGACATGGCTACGACGTTGTAGAATGCATTAAAGCCATGCATGCGGGCGAAGCTAAGGTGTTTTTTGCCCTGGGAGGCAATTTCCTTTCGGCAACGCCGGATACCCGGTTTACCGCCGCGGCACTTCAAAAGTGCGAGCTCACCGTCCACGTTTCGACCAAACTCAACCGCAGCCACCTCGTGCACGGCCAGGAGGCATTGATATTGCCCTGCCTCGGCCGGAGCGATAAGGATATGCGCGGCGATGAAAACCGGTTTGTGTCGTGTGAAAATTCAATGGGCGTGATCCAGTTATCCCGCGGCGTGCTCACGCCGATTTCTGAGCATTTGCTGAGCGAACCGGAAATTGTGTGCAGGCTGGCCAAAGCCACTTTGGGAACACGCAGCAACGTATCGTGGGACAAATATGCGGCGGATTACGACCTCATCCGCAACGATATCGAACGCACCATTCCCGGTTTCGCCGATTACAATGAGCGGGTAAGGCAGCCGGGAGGCTTTTATTTGCCCAATTGCAACCGTTCCGGGGCGTTTGACACGCCGAGCGGCAAAGCGCATTTCCACATTGCCGCCCCCGAAACACCAGTTCTCAAACCGGGCGAGCTGATGATGATGACCATCCGCAGTCACGACCAGTTCAACACCACCGTGTACGGCCTCAACGACCGCTACCGCGGCATTTACAACGAGCGGCGCGTCATTTTGATGAATAGCAAGGACATACAGGAACGCGGCCTGCAAAACGGCGACCTGGTGGATCTGCACAACCATTTCGACGGCATCGAGCGGGTAGCGCATCAATTTGTGGTGGTCGAATACCCGATTCCCGAGCAATGCACGGCGACCTATTTCCCCGAGACCAATGTGCTGGTGCCGATCACGAGCGTGGCCGAGAAGAGCAACACGCCTACTTCAAAAATGGTAATCCTCACCGTGAAGCCGCATGGGGCATTGGCATAA
- a CDS encoding GWxTD domain-containing protein: MKQIPEAQVRPTEQQQQQASAPVNEELSLIAIQSKYLLKDTTQTQVFLYVDAYKGKNPIGVADFVRLYNLNYVIYSDYGTRERLGYGNVKLDSSNVSRMGDKIVISYELKSPDRDYGVLLSEISQAGTLKKVLNDLTIRFKKLAVNQMYGVYTGNSTQPLQRHYINSTEQFTIKKAGESTDQLHVYYYNHDFEPAGSPMNIAPKNVNKSLEVDSTFTITANQPLQFSKEGLYNVFADTTQSEGLGILVVNERFPKVTRPQLLLGPLLYMSTNNEINEIKKAEDYKKALDKYWLTLMNGNAPLAQQSIRSFYGRVEEANQLFTTYKEGWKTDKGMIYIVLGPPDKVQRSKDREVWTYDQKGNAQNVNFTFNRRNNQFVDDHYELVRYAEYQPIWYPVVEAWRNGSIR; the protein is encoded by the coding sequence ATGAAGCAGATTCCCGAGGCGCAGGTACGGCCCACCGAGCAGCAACAGCAGCAGGCTTCCGCCCCTGTGAATGAGGAACTTTCATTGATAGCGATCCAAAGCAAATACCTTCTGAAAGACACTACCCAAACGCAGGTCTTTTTGTATGTGGATGCCTATAAAGGAAAAAATCCGATCGGCGTAGCGGATTTCGTCCGGCTTTACAACCTCAACTACGTCATCTACTCGGATTACGGCACGCGCGAAAGGCTCGGCTATGGCAATGTAAAGCTCGATTCTTCGAACGTTTCGCGAATGGGCGACAAAATCGTCATTTCCTACGAGCTGAAAAGCCCCGACCGCGACTACGGCGTGCTGCTGAGCGAAATCAGCCAGGCCGGGACACTCAAAAAAGTACTGAACGACCTTACTATCCGCTTCAAAAAGTTGGCTGTGAACCAGATGTACGGTGTGTACACGGGTAATTCAACCCAGCCGTTGCAGCGGCATTATATCAATTCCACGGAGCAGTTTACCATCAAAAAGGCAGGCGAAAGCACCGACCAGCTGCACGTTTATTACTACAACCACGATTTCGAACCGGCAGGCTCGCCGATGAACATCGCGCCTAAAAACGTGAACAAGTCGCTGGAAGTGGACAGCACATTCACCATTACCGCTAACCAGCCGCTGCAATTCAGTAAGGAAGGTCTTTACAACGTTTTCGCGGATACGACCCAGTCCGAAGGTTTGGGCATTCTGGTGGTAAACGAGCGCTTCCCGAAAGTGACACGCCCGCAACTGCTGCTGGGCCCGTTGCTTTACATGAGCACGAACAACGAAATCAACGAAATCAAGAAGGCGGAAGATTATAAAAAAGCGCTGGATAAATATTGGCTGACGCTCATGAACGGAAATGCACCGCTGGCTCAGCAATCCATCCGCTCGTTTTACGGCCGCGTGGAAGAGGCAAACCAGCTTTTCACCACCTACAAGGAAGGCTGGAAAACCGACAAAGGAATGATCTACATCGTACTCGGCCCGCCGGACAAGGTGCAGCGCAGCAAGGACCGCGAAGTATGGACCTACGATCAGAAAGGCAACGCACAAAACGTCAATTTTACATTTAACAGGAGAAACAATCAATTTGTGGATGATCATTATGAACTGGTTCGCTATGCCGAATACCAGCCGATTTGGTATCCAGTAGTAGAAGCATGGAGAAACGGAAGTATACGGTAA
- the mobA gene encoding molybdenum cofactor guanylyltransferase — MSLYGLVICGGESTRMGTDKSLLVYDQKPQYEHVADLLVPLCERVIISCNAEQFKSFHTRYHKLEDQPAFAGAGPMTGLLSVMETLPDNDFLVAGCDYPFLSSDEMANFLHSIEKDLPAAAFYNDEGFYEPLLGWYSKSIGKALKEAFAAGRHSLQHFLRANGAGKYRPLSQKTMISVDTPEDFRAAKRALDINDMQNGEQLDNHP, encoded by the coding sequence ATGAGCTTATACGGACTGGTGATATGCGGCGGTGAGAGCACCAGAATGGGCACCGACAAAAGTCTTTTGGTATATGATCAAAAACCTCAGTACGAACACGTTGCCGACCTGCTCGTACCACTATGCGAACGCGTTATAATCAGTTGCAACGCAGAGCAGTTCAAATCCTTTCATACCCGTTACCACAAGCTCGAAGACCAGCCCGCATTCGCAGGCGCCGGCCCGATGACAGGGTTGCTATCCGTGATGGAAACGCTACCCGACAATGACTTTCTCGTGGCGGGCTGCGATTATCCATTCCTGAGCTCCGACGAAATGGCGAATTTTCTGCATTCCATTGAGAAGGATTTACCGGCCGCGGCCTTTTACAATGATGAAGGCTTTTACGAGCCGTTATTGGGATGGTATTCCAAATCAATCGGAAAAGCATTAAAAGAGGCATTTGCAGCGGGCAGGCATTCATTACAGCATTTCCTGAGGGCGAATGGTGCAGGAAAGTACCGGCCTTTGTCGCAAAAAACGATGATAAGCGTTGATACGCCGGAAGATTTCCGGGCAGCGAAGCGCGCGTTGGACATTAATGATATGCAAAATGGAGAGCAGCTCGATAATCACCCATAA